The genomic window gagaggttcttaagaggaggaggaaagctAGCTAGGAGAATAGAATGttcccttcttctccttctccttctccttcctcctccaagaagcagcagcagctcagtggcggcgtcggcgtcggcggcgccgcggcggcggcgagctcgaatGATCGGCCGCCGTTGTGCGTCCAGGGTGACTCCGGCCTCGTCCTCACCACCGACCCCAAGCCACGCCTCCGCTGGACCGTCGAGCTCCATGACCGCTTCGTCGACGCCGTCACCCAGCTCGGAGGCCCGGACAGTACGTAGCTACGCTCTATACATGACTGATCTTGATGCTGagaatttgattttattttatttggttCGAGTTCGGttcttcttaattaattacttgtaTGTTTCATGATCAAACTCTTGATCAATTGTAGAGGCGACTCCAAAGACGATCATGAGGGTTATGGGAGTCAAGGGACTCACACTTTACCATCTCAAGAGCCATCTTCAGGTGTGTGTGCAGTACATAAATAGATCCATGTCTATATATGGTTTTCTAGTTGCACTAGCTAGCATGGTTAGAACTAGGGTTAGCttatgctctctctctctctctctctctctctctcatgttcTGTAGATTGTTGTTTTTCAGAAATTCAGACTTCTGTATCTCTGGATCTCTCTCATGTGTTGTAGATTGTTGTTTTTTCAGAAATTCAGACTTGGGAAGCAGCACAAGGATTTCAACGACCACTCGGTTAAGGATGGTAAACACACGATCTACTTGTTAAAATAGCATATTACATTCCTAATTGTGTTCTTATAATTAGCTGGCTAGTTAGCTTGTTAGTTTGTTCGCACATGCATGTTTTTCCTTCCTTTAATTCCGCTTGTTAAAGTTTACCGACTTGATATATGTTAGCAGTGAATTTCTGTTTCGTttgtactagctagctaattaaacaGCTTAATTTACTTACCATGATTCTTTCAGAATAGTTAATTTCACACTTTGTCTGAATATAATCAAAAGGTGAATTATATTCAAACTTATATTCGTCCATTTTCCCACTGCAGCAATGGACATGCAACGGAATGCAGCGTCTTCTTCGGGCATCATGGGAAGAAGCATGAATGagtaagttgattttttttttcatagagtACCCTAGCTAGATTAGGTTGTTCATTAATTCAAAATGTGGTTTTTAATAACTATCTTATTAttcaaaatttctatgaattgtTAGCCGCAGCGTGCATGTGAATGAGGCACTAAGGATGAAGATGGAAGTTCAGAGAAGATTCCATGAACAATTAGAGGTAATTAAGAGCATTGTCagaaacaaattaattttctGTAATTCAGCATGGTGTCAAATTAATCACATACTGAACTTAATAGCCCAAGAAATTACTTATTAATTTGCTTTGCTTTATTCTGCATATGCTCCTTCACATGTTGCCTTTGaacttttgcatgcatgcatgaacgtTCTTGGGAAGTTTACATGCTTGTGGACAGCTTATATGTCAATGTTTGTCCTTCACATGTTCTGAAAATGAGATGCATCCATGCAAGAACATTCTTGGGAAGTTTACCTAGCTAgcacaactttatttttttcctatactCATCTGTGGCACTCATGAGTTtggcatatatgcattttcttTGGACACAAAAGAAGTGAATATAACTAACTTTGCATGCAGGTGCAAAAGCACCTTCAGATGAGGGTTGAGGCCCAGGGGAAATACATGCAGACCATCCTGGAGAAAGCATACCAAGCCATCTCGTCCTCAGGAGATTGCGCCACGTGGCACGCAGGATACAAATCTCTAGGCAGCCAAGCTGTCCTTGACATTGGCAGCTCCATGAGCTTCCCTTCTCTGCAAGATGATCTGCAGTTGTATGGAGGAAGCCATCTAGATCACCTGCATCAGCAGCATGAGCAGATGGAGATCAGGCCATCAATTGATACCTTCTTGGCATTCAATTACAGCTCCAGTACTGGGAAGAGCCCAATGGTGTggcccggcgccgacgacggcggcggcgagccggcgaagATCTCCGGCGATCATCAGCTCCAgatgacggcgccggcgacgacgacgatgatgatggaggcCATCACCATGTCAGGAGGAGACTCCATGGGCAGTAAGGGGTTTGAGGGTCAGATGAGCTCTAAGCTTGACATGAGATCACCACCTCCACAGCAAACAGTGCTACCTGTAGGAAGTGAGAGGATGAGTAGTCCAATTGTTGGAGCCAAGGCTAGGAACATCTCCTATGGGTAAACTAATTGATGATGAATTGAAGAGGTAATTATATTAACTGCATGTTTAATTTTGTGGTGAAACCAGCAAGCAGGCTGAACTGATCTTGCAAGATCACTGAATAAGCATATGTAACTGTCTTGTTATTAGTTGGGAGAGTATACAAAAGTAGTATTGCATTATGCATCGTTCAATTAATTAGgatgcatccatgcatgcaattaattaagttcTTGAGAGAGGAGGGTGATCTAGATAATTAGTCGTGCCTACATTCTTAATTTTGGCTTAAAGTttgtaaattttaattttgtgttGTCTTAATTCATCCATGCTTGTCTGAACATTAACGAAagttttcttatatatatgtatttggaGTCGTGTCACAGtacggcatgcatgcatgtgataaCATGTTTTTACTCATGGGTAAATATTTTAAGGATATAATTAAGTGCAAGTGCTTGATCGATCCTGGATCTATATCCTGGCACTCCAATTAATGGACGTTACTGCCAATTATCCTGGAGACTGACTGCTTACGGGCAATCCAACTAATCCAGTCAAAGGAGGAGGAGCGCTCGGAGTTAGCTTTCCTTGTTAGGGAGATAAGAAACCTCATGGCTGGGAATAGGGATATTGTTATTCTGAAGATTCATCGTAACTAGAATAGTGTTAGCCACGCCCTGGCTAATAAAGGGCGTAGCGAGGCTTTAACTGCTTTCTGACCGGCCGGATGATACTTGTAATTTTATCTCTCACCTGTTGGGTGCTGAGTATGAGTAATATATCCCTGttcactgcaaaaaaaaaaacatatatatacttgcatGTCATCTAGATTATATTAACATTATTTCTAGAAATTTTCATGATTATTACTCGGGGCCTGGGGGTAGGCATTTAAAAAGATTATTAATGAGCCCAAGCACTtaaaaatgttatatattattGGCGTTCCTTTTATCGATCAACTACTAGCCAAAATTACTCGTTTGTTGCTATGGAttattaaaaggaaaaagtataaaTTACTCCCCCCCTGAAGTATTGGATGAGTACGAATTATCCCTCTAAACCTGAAAACCAGTCAattttcaccctcaactatcgaTATTGGATGAATCCCCCCAGCAGCTTTGCAAACGGTTTTGGTttacgtggcaatccagtcagcaatttttttctttttaaatcagcagaccccacatgtcagtctctcaccctctcttttACCCCTCACCTCTCTACCTCTCTCCAAAATCCTCACTCTTCTCGCTTCCTCACCttgaggacggcggcgggcaggagcgatgaagggggcggcggagctcgggacGATGTCGGGCGGAGTGGGCGGCAGCAAAGGGTGCCCGCAGCCACCGGCGCTCGGGACGGTGGTGAGCGGAGCTTAGGGCTGagggggcggcggagctcggggcaGCAGAGGACAGAGCTTGGggcagcgggaggagggggcggcggagctcggagCGGCGGGTGGAGGGGACTGGCCCTCGTCGCCAGTGCTCTGTCTTCCTCTCACCGATAGAGAAGcaaagaagggagagaaggggagagagaaagacCAACACTGCATAACAGCACAATTAAGCACTGTTCCCCGAATCACGATGCAATGGCTTAATTTAAAGTAGCTAGCTCAAATATATCCACAGTTAATTAGCTTGGATTAATTTTGCTCCAATTATATCAGTGACTGAGCCCTGTATAGCATGATGCATGCAGCCTTTTCTTGCTGAGAGTGGAAGCTTCGTTTGTTCTGCGTCGCCTCCTTTCTGCAATGCTGCATATGTATGTACAGTCTAATGTCTATACACAGTGCCCCTGGAATTGCTGAACTTCACACTGCTTGTGCTAGTGTacaattcagaattcagatcatATCATATGGTCAGGGACACAAGCAactgttctatttttttttcagcagcTGTTAAGATTAATTATTCGAGGTATAAATGAATGAAGTATTATAAAGTTAGGAAATAGATTTAAATTAAATAGTATTTACTATAAGAAATTCATATAtgtacaaaattttcaaaaatcacGTATTGTTAAGAGTTTGAGAAACGTGTATGTTAATTCATGTTTGGGAATCCCAACAAGAATCGTGTTCGACCTTTAAAATCCAATAATAATAAATAGAAGGGGCAACAGGATAGGGTGGGGCAGTTGACgcgatattaaaaaaatataaaacagaaCCAAAATAACGATtaggtttgatttttaaaagccCAGTAACAATAAAGAGGAGGGTCGGTGAGCAGGCTGTACAATAGTAAAGATAACGGCGGCTATGAATCAGCCCATTTCATGCACCCCAATTATATTGGCTGTATAAAAAAAACTGGCTGTTTTCATATCCCCTTGAGTACATGGGACTTGCAATTATATATGGTCCCGATTTCTTTCCTGAAATCCACTAGAACGGTGGAATATTTCTGGTTTCAGGAAAGAAATATTTGTTCCTGAAATGCACCCACCCTCGTCCCTTGTATTATTACAAGCGGTTTTCCTTGGTATTAGCGTGATCTGCGCATGCAAATTAACATATATGTGGCTCCTCTGATCATGCTAATTAATTACCTGTGATAATTAGGGATGATTTTAGAATATTACCATAGACAAACCCTTTAACTGCGCCactgtactcctatatatatctctTATTACACCGGTCAGAGTACTGATTatttcatcatcttcttcgtGCATTCGATCGATCCATCGCCATTTCAATTCCCAGTACTTCAGCAATGGACAATCAATGGAATGCAGCGCCATCTTCAGGCACGAATTCAGAGTAAGTTGATTTACCATGGCTATATTAATTTGTTGTTCATTAATTCAAAATGCACCCTCTTTTTAGCCAAACaatcaaaattaattttcttttgtctATACTTTCTGATCGATCTAGCTCCATGCATGTTCATatgttttcaaaattaattttctgTTTTGTCGATCGTCACAGCCGCAACGTGCATGTGAATGGGGCAGAGAAGAAGGCCCAGAGCCAAGAACAAGAAGAGGTGAGAGAGCATATGTATTTTGAAATTCATCATTGCATACTGATGACTAGTTCACATAAGAAATTAGTACCCCTTTAAGTTCATTATTTGCTCCTCccatttatctcaaaataaatttattcgTAAATTAACAATCATTATATTGGAGTTTATAAAAGTAGCAGATATATGTATTAGGATCGGAGCATATAAAATGTAGGATAATTTTATTAGGATTTGATAAAAATGAGGATATTTGCGGAAGGAATAGCATGTTGCTTCTGAACTTTACATGCATGAACGTTCCCCATTAAATTCTCACATGTTCTATCTGAAAATTAAATGATATGTCTCTTGCAAGAGGAACATTCTTGGGAAGTTTACCCTGCTAGTGCTAgcacaacttttttttcaataatctTTCAACTCATCATGAGTATTATATTTGGCATATGCATTTTCTTTGGACACCCAGAAAGTGAATATATTTCTTTGCATGCAGGCAGAAAAGCACCTCCAGATGAGGGTTGAGGCCCAGGAGAAATACATGCGGTCCATGATGGAGAAAGCACACCAAGCCCTCGCATCTGGCGCCACGTGGCCCGCCGCCGATGAGCAGGCGAAGATCTCACCTCCAGGAAGGAAGTGAGAGGATAAatctggatttttcacattttagtccttttgaaaaacttattttgcaaataGATCCCTGAAAAAATTTATcctagaaatggtcctttttggggcgccagagtggctggcgctaTCGTCCAACTGGACGGCGCCGTCCCCCTCtgacgtggcggggcgatgctgaggtgactagggggagcgcgccagagtggctgcccccccttaaaattttttatttttcttttatgtttttatattttttcacgcttagggacacataagaaccaaccatagaaaaaaataaactcaaatggacataatatgtgacctgtagaattttttctctcctctctctctgaactagtgcagaggagagagatgtgcaacttttttatttttattttatttttttgatattttttcacacttaggaactcacaagaaccaacctataaaaaataaactcaaacggacgaaatatgtggcCTGTGGAATTTttcaaagctctaccgaaaaacttctctcctcgaaaacacaatcttgcaagtggaatttggaggttttaatatcgccgaacccgACAAAGCGGGGGAGAATCGggtgtaactttttctgtagatgtccgtggatatattatttgcctgattccgagtccgtatgggaaagttacgcctatttcaATAAATggcatattttgtccgtttcggtagagttttggaaaattctacaagtcacatattttgtccgtttgagtttattttttatatggttggttcctatgttctcctaagtgtgaaaaaaatatcaaaaaaatgaaataaaaataaaaaaattgcatctctctatattgtttaacttatggctatcatttcatgtggttatattttgaattagattaagtaatttcatatagtctAATTTACTAAAGGATCTCTCTTATgtttaacatgctgatcaaaaggttttactaaaggagttatggtctaattttagtgaaggtgcaaagtagactaattaagtggtatgctagctattttcagacttagctaagtggtagttcgagttaaaaaaaatttttgtggttggttgtatcgtgatcctaagtgtgaaaaaacatccgaaaaaataaaacaaaaatgacaCCGTTGCAACTCCATACAGAGAAACAGGAATGGAGGTGAGGGGTGGGGGGAGGCGCCAGCCATGTTGGCGCCCTCCTCcctggggcggcgccagccactttGGCACgctccccctagccacctcagcatcgccccgccacgtcggcagggggacggcgccaaagaggctggcgccgtccagttgaacgacggcgccagccactctggcgccccaaaaaggaccatttctgggataagttttttcagaggtctatttgcgaaataaatttttcaaaatgaccaaaatgtgaaaaatccaggagGATAAATAGCCTTACCTCCacttcaaaatatagcaactatattttgggaggaaGGTAGGTATTACTTATTTAAAGGAACATCTTCTATGGCTATGGGGTATCATAATTTATGATTAAGAGGTGTAATAAACCTCTTGCATGATCAGTCAATaagcgcatatatatatacacacacacatatataggacactcatatggggcaccatggtatcaaatgcacaaaatcactcaaatttttcaaaattttcaaattgtgagtatatacctagttataataattcgattcatacctatacctatcaacaaaacaactcaaatttaactttatttcacaatccatgattacatacctaactaattatatgtatggatgctatatacctagaatcaaaatctaacaaaaacaagttcaaattcagttcaaacttgctttgaactagttagtaaagtagttaatgttaatatctaagtaattgaaaaagtttcatactcatttgaattgggtatatactcaatttcaacaatggtgcccgggcaccatggagcaccaaacaaatttaatatatatatatatatatatgagagagagagagagagagagagagagagtgtgtgtgtctTGTTTGATGGTGTTCCAAAATGGCATAATTAATAATATGATATCCGAATTTATTTGTCGAGGCATATGACTCAGCACCTGCTAACTGCTCCCAAAGTCCAAAAATGTAATAACCTATAACCAAACGATTTTGCTAAAAATTAGGCGCAATCGgagtttcttttgtttttctttctctgttttatttttatttttcatcctagAGTCTCCAATAGGCATTGTGCCATTATCAACTTATAATATCAATATTTATTCGAGATAGTGGTGAAACTCATCCTTTATAAACTGCAATCCCtcgtaaaaaatatataaaaattagcTATAATACGAATCAGGCTGAAACGACGTATCCAGCCCATCAGGGCCCATACTAGAGCCCACTATCAGCCCAATACAGCGCGGCCTGCAGCCGGGGCCCACCAAGACTTCCCAACGTCAACGCAATATTCTCCTACCTGATGGATGGCCGGAAAATGGCATTGGACGGACAGGATGCACAAGAGGGCAACTAATTAATCGCATTTTATTTTGTCTTCCAAGATGACATTGTTTGACCTTgacatttgaattttcaaatttcaacgAGACCCAAACCTAAACGGCGATGATAACGATGACTGTTAACTTGAAATTAAGTGTCAATGTTCTATAGGTCATGGTCATGTGA from Oryza glaberrima chromosome 6, OglaRS2, whole genome shotgun sequence includes these protein-coding regions:
- the LOC127775877 gene encoding myb family transcription factor IPN2-like isoform X2, with translation MFPSSPSPSPSSSKKQQQLSGGVGVGGAAAAASSNDRPPLCVQGDSGLVLTTDPKPRLRWTVELHDRFVDAVTQLGGPDKATPKTIMRVMGVKGLTLYHLKSHLQKFRLGKQHKDFNDHSVKDAMDMQRNAASSSGIMGRSMNDVHVNEALRMKMEVQRRFHEQLEVQKHLQMRVEAQGKYMQTILEKAYQAISSSGDCATWHAGYKSLGSQAVLDIGSSMSFPSLQDDLQLYGGSHLDHLHQQHEQMEIRPSIDTFLAFNYSSSTGKSPMVWPGADDGGGEPAKISGDHQLQMTAPATTTMMMEAITMSGGDSMGSKGFEGQMSSKLDMRSPPPQQTVLPVGSERMSSPIVGAKARNISYG
- the LOC127775877 gene encoding myb family transcription factor IPN2-like isoform X1, with translation MFPSSPSPSPSSSKKQQQLSGGVGVGGAAAAASSNDRPPLCVQGDSGLVLTTDPKPRLRWTVELHDRFVDAVTQLGGPDKATPKTIMRVMGVKGLTLYHLKSHLQKFRLGKQHKDFNDHSVKDAMDMQRNAASSSGIMGRSMNDRSVHVNEALRMKMEVQRRFHEQLEVQKHLQMRVEAQGKYMQTILEKAYQAISSSGDCATWHAGYKSLGSQAVLDIGSSMSFPSLQDDLQLYGGSHLDHLHQQHEQMEIRPSIDTFLAFNYSSSTGKSPMVWPGADDGGGEPAKISGDHQLQMTAPATTTMMMEAITMSGGDSMGSKGFEGQMSSKLDMRSPPPQQTVLPVGSERMSSPIVGAKARNISYG